CCAGCCGCCAGGTGCACAGCTCGCGGTTGCGGCGCAGCTGGCGATTGTGGGTGGGCTGCAGGCGCTTGACGAGTTCGGCCTCCTTCAGCAGGGCGCCGATCTCGCCGGCGGTCGCTATCCACTCGATGTGGCGCACCTGCTGGCTGAGGCTCAGCTCGCGGTCGCTGGTGTGGTCGGCGGCGAAGTGCGACAGCACGCGGCTGCGCAGGCGGGTGCTCTTGCCGATGTAGAGCGGCAGCTCGCCACCCGTCGCATCGCCGCGCTCGCCGTAGAACAGATACACGCCGGGTGTGTCGGGCAGGCCGGCGATGTGTTCGGGGTCGAGGTGGGGCGGCAGGCTGGGGTGGCCGATCAGCTCGCGCACCATGGCCTCGATGTGTCCGGGCGCGAAGCGTTCATGCAGCTTCTGCCAGAACTGCCACAGCAGCTGGGCGTCGCCGAGCGCGCGGTGGCGGTCGGCCACCACCAGGCCGTGGCGCTCGATCAGGTGGTCGAGACCGTGGCGGCGGTACTCGGGAAACAGCCGGCGCGACAGCTTGACGGTACACAGCACCTGCGGCCGGATGTCGAGTCCGGCGCGGCGGAAGGCGGCGCGCAGGTGGCCGTGGTCGAAGCGTGCGTTGTGGGCGACGAAGAGGCGGCCGTCGAGGCGGTCGAAGACCTCGTCGGCGATCTCGGCGAAGCGCGGCGCGCCCGCGACCATGGCGTCGTCGATGCCGGTCAGGCGCTGGATGTAGTCGGGGATGCGCGACTCGGGCCGGACCAGCGTGGACCACTCGCGCACGCCGTCCGCGTCGACCTGGACGATGCCGATCTCGGTGATCGATTCGCGCTGGGCGGGGCCGCCGGTGGTCTCGATGTCGACGAAGGCGAGGCCGCCGGGGAAGTGGCGGAGGGTGGGGGGCAAGATGGGGCGGGTGGCCGGATGCGATGCGCGCTTCGATCGCGTCCCCGCGACGCGGGTTCCCGCGCCGGCAGCCTCAGCCCGTTCTCAGGCGCGGCCTTCGAGCTGGCGGCGGTAGAGCGCGGCGAGGCGCTCGGCCATCAGGTTGTCGGCCCATTCGGCGGCGTGCGCGCGGGCCTCGGCGGCGAGCTGCTTGCGCAGGCGGCCGTTGGCGATCACGTCCTCGACCACCGCCGCGAAGCCGGCGGGCGAGTCGGGGGCGATGCGCGCGCCGCGCTCGGAGGCGAGGATGTCGGTGGTGCCCATCGCCGCCAGTGCGACCACAGGCAGCCCGGCCGCCATGGCCTCGAGCAGCACCAGGCCCTGGGTCTCGGTGCGCGAGGCGAACACGAACACGTCGGCGGCGGCGTAGCACGCGGGCAGGCGCCTGCGGCGCTCCAGGTAGCCGACGAAGCGCACCGTGCCGGCGAGGCCCTTGCGCAGCACCTGGCGCTGCAGGCTGGGCGTGGCCGGGCCTTCGCCGGCGAGCACGAGCACGAAATCGGGCCGCTGCGCCTTCATCAGCGCGGCGACCTCGAGCAGGAAGGCGATGTTCTT
This genomic stretch from Thauera sp. GDN1 harbors:
- a CDS encoding 3'-5' exonuclease family protein; this encodes MPPTLRHFPGGLAFVDIETTGGPAQRESITEIGIVQVDADGVREWSTLVRPESRIPDYIQRLTGIDDAMVAGAPRFAEIADEVFDRLDGRLFVAHNARFDHGHLRAAFRRAGLDIRPQVLCTVKLSRRLFPEYRRHGLDHLIERHGLVVADRHRALGDAQLLWQFWQKLHERFAPGHIEAMVRELIGHPSLPPHLDPEHIAGLPDTPGVYLFYGERGDATGGELPLYIGKSTRLRSRVLSHFAADHTSDRELSLSQQVRHIEWIATAGEIGALLKEAELVKRLQPTHNRQLRRNRELCTWRLATDIVGDRRLELVHAGDLDFGRRDDLYGFFRSRREATNRLRALARDHALCPPLLGLDKHPQGARCFDFQLKRCRGACHGGESPQAHALRLIEALHALKVEHWTWPGPIGLREGEAIHVVDAWRWLGTATDEAMLADLLESGRPAFDLDIYKILVKAAKRLPILQL